One window from the genome of Molothrus ater isolate BHLD 08-10-18 breed brown headed cowbird chromosome 5, BPBGC_Mater_1.1, whole genome shotgun sequence encodes:
- the ZNF800 gene encoding zinc finger protein 800 isoform X2: MPLRDKCCQTDHHHHGCCEPVHLLEPGDPPLLQQPLQTSKSGIQQIIECFRSGTKQLKHILLRDVDTIFECKLCRSLFRGLPNLITHKKFYCPPSLQMDDNLPHTKDKQSQAINDLLEAIYPRVDKQEYIITLEPIETNQNAVFQYVSRTDSPDENTESSHTPDQAPVQIQEPSTEQPKTVSAPAPVPAGDTLELPPADPVTNKVISTPEEQPPAVNPDLDSLDNSDYGHQLICCLCRKEFHSRRSVRRHIRKVHKKKMEELKKYIETKKKPNQCSARGRNKNVLVALGRSCPVCYKSFATKANVRRHFDEVHRGLRRDAITPDIATKPGQPLFLDTVSAKKSLKTRKQKSSSKAEYNLSACKCLLCKRKYSSQIMLKRHMQIVHKITLSGKNFKREKGPNNATNGTEIQVEPADSVEPSPPSIVLSPQNELKGTNHSNEKKNTPSAQKNKIKQDPENPKSTSKSTTKSTCKSTTKSTPRSTNASAAGGQQKARKPKLSAGFDFKQLYCKLCKRQFTSKQNLTKHIELHTDGNNIYVKYYRCPLCSYETRRKRDVIRHITVVHKKSPRYLGKITASLEIRAIKKPIDLVLNKVTKRGSQKDETKQIGSKQDVTSNSPNKKYEGADVGIEVKVTKNFSLHRCNKCGKAFARKAFLEHHKKTHKANVSHSPEESKTKGRSTRSKAVV; the protein is encoded by the exons gAACGAAACAACTTAAACATATCTTGTTAAGAGATGTGGACACGATTTTTGAGTGTAAATTGTGCCGGAGTCTCTTCAGAGGATTACCAAATTTAATTACTCACAAAAAGTTTTATTGTCCTCCAAGTCTTCAGATGGATGATA ACCTCCCACATACAAAAGATAAGCAGAGTCAAGCCATAAATGACCTTCTTGAAGCAATCTATCCAAGGGTAGATAAGCAAGAATATATAATTACATTGGAACCTATAGAAACTAATCAAAATGCTGTATTTCAATATGTGTCAAGGACTGATAGCCCAGATGAGAACACAGAAAGCAGCCATACCCCCGATCAAGCTCCAGTACAGATCCAGGAACCCAGCACTGAGCAACCCAAGACTGtttcagctccagccccagtcccagctgggGATACTCTAGAATTACCTCCTGCTGATCCTGTTACAAACAAGGTGATATCTACTCCTGAAGAACAGCCACCAGCAGTAAATCCTGACTTGGACTCTCTGGATAATTCTGATTATGGCCACCAATTGATTTGTTGCCTCTGTAGGAAGGAATTTCATTCAAGACGCAGTGTACGCCGGCACATTCGAAAAGTACAcaaaaaaaagatggaagaaCTAAAGAAGTatatagaaacaaaaaagaaaccaaaccagtGCTCTGCAAGAGGACGAAATAAGAATGTTCTTGTCGCGTTAGGTAGAAGTTGTCCTGTGTGTTATAAATCATTTGCCACAAAAGCCAATGTAAGGAGGCATTTTGATGAAGTTCATAGAGGATTAAGAAGGGATGCCATTACTCCTGATATAGCTACAAAGCCTGGGCAACCTTTGTTCTTGGATACAGTTTCTGCTAAAAAATCTCTTAAGACCAGAAAACAAAAGTCGTCTTCAAAGGCTGAATACAATTTAAGTGCATGCAAATGCCTTCTGTGCAAGAGGAAATATAGTTCACAGATAATGCTGAAAAGGCATATGCAAATTGTTCACAAGATAACTCTTTCTGGAAAGAactttaaaagagagaaaggacCCAACAATGCTACCAATGGCACAGAAATACAAGTTGAACCAGCAGATTCTGTAGAACCTTCACCCCCTTCCATTGTGCTTTCTCCACAGAATGAATTAAAGGGAACAAATCattcaaatgagaaaaagaacaCACCgtcagcacagaaaaataagattaaacAGGACCCTGAAAACCCTAAATCAACCTCTAAATCAACCACTAAATCAACCTGCAAATCAACCACTAAATCAACCCCTAGATCAACCAATGCATCTGCTGCAGGTGGCCAGCAAAAAGCCAGGAAGCCAAAACTTTCAGCTGGCTTTGACTTCAAGCAGCTTTACTGTAAACTCTGTAAGCGCCAATTTACGTCTAAACAGAATTTAACAAAGCACATTGAATTACACACAGATGGAAATAATATTTATGTTAAATACTACAGGTGTCCACTGTGCTCTTATGAAACGCGTCGCAAGCGTGATGTGATCCGACACATAACCGTGGTTCACAAAAAGTCGCCACGCTACCTTGGGAAAATAACAGCTAGTTTAGAAATAAGAGCAATAAAGAAGCCAATTGATCTTGTTCTAAATAAGGTGACAAAAAGAGGCTCTCAGAAGGATGAAACAAAACAGATCGGTTCAAAACAGGATGTCACCTCTAATTCTCCCAATAAAAAGTATGAAGGAGCTGATGTTGGCATTGAAGTAAAAGTAACAAAAAACTTTTCTCTGCACCGATGTAATAAATGTGGGAAAGCATTTGCCAGAAAAGCTTTTCTAGAACATCATAAGAAAACCCACAAAGCAAACGTATCTCATTCACCTGAGGAAAGTAAAACCAAAGGCAGAAGTACAAGATCTAAAGCTGTTGTCTg A
- the ZNF800 gene encoding zinc finger protein 800 isoform X1, which yields MPLRDKCCQTDHHHHGCCEPVHLLEPGDPPLLQQPLQTSKSGIQQIIECFRSGTKQLKHILLRDVDTIFECKLCRSLFRGLPNLITHKKFYCPPSLQMDDNLPHTKDKQSQAINDLLEAIYPRVDKQEYIITLEPIETNQNAVFQYVSRTDSPDENTESSHTPDQAPVQIQEPSTEQPKTVSAPAPVPAGDTLELPPADPVTNKVISTPEEQPPAVNPDLDSLDNSDYGHQLICCLCRKEFHSRRSVRRHIRKVHKKKMEELKKYIETKKKPNQCSARGRNKNVLVALGRSCPVCYKSFATKANVRRHFDEVHRGLRRDAITPDIATKPGQPLFLDTVSAKKSLKTRKQKSSSKAEYNLSACKCLLCKRKYSSQIMLKRHMQIVHKITLSGKNFKREKGPNNATNGTEIQVEPADSVEPSPPSIVLSPQNELKGTNHSNEKKNTPSAQKNKIKQDPENPKSTSKSTTKSTCKSTTKSTPRSTNASAAGGQQKARKPKLSAGFDFKQLYCKLCKRQFTSKQNLTKHIELHTDGNNIYVKYYRCPLCSYETRRKRDVIRHITVVHKKSPRYLGKITASLEIRAIKKPIDLVLNKVTKRGSQKDETKQIGSKQDVTSNSPNKKYEGADVGIEVKVTKNFSLHRCNKCGKAFARKAFLEHHKKTHKANVSHSPEESKTKGRSTRSKAVVW from the exons gAACGAAACAACTTAAACATATCTTGTTAAGAGATGTGGACACGATTTTTGAGTGTAAATTGTGCCGGAGTCTCTTCAGAGGATTACCAAATTTAATTACTCACAAAAAGTTTTATTGTCCTCCAAGTCTTCAGATGGATGATA ACCTCCCACATACAAAAGATAAGCAGAGTCAAGCCATAAATGACCTTCTTGAAGCAATCTATCCAAGGGTAGATAAGCAAGAATATATAATTACATTGGAACCTATAGAAACTAATCAAAATGCTGTATTTCAATATGTGTCAAGGACTGATAGCCCAGATGAGAACACAGAAAGCAGCCATACCCCCGATCAAGCTCCAGTACAGATCCAGGAACCCAGCACTGAGCAACCCAAGACTGtttcagctccagccccagtcccagctgggGATACTCTAGAATTACCTCCTGCTGATCCTGTTACAAACAAGGTGATATCTACTCCTGAAGAACAGCCACCAGCAGTAAATCCTGACTTGGACTCTCTGGATAATTCTGATTATGGCCACCAATTGATTTGTTGCCTCTGTAGGAAGGAATTTCATTCAAGACGCAGTGTACGCCGGCACATTCGAAAAGTACAcaaaaaaaagatggaagaaCTAAAGAAGTatatagaaacaaaaaagaaaccaaaccagtGCTCTGCAAGAGGACGAAATAAGAATGTTCTTGTCGCGTTAGGTAGAAGTTGTCCTGTGTGTTATAAATCATTTGCCACAAAAGCCAATGTAAGGAGGCATTTTGATGAAGTTCATAGAGGATTAAGAAGGGATGCCATTACTCCTGATATAGCTACAAAGCCTGGGCAACCTTTGTTCTTGGATACAGTTTCTGCTAAAAAATCTCTTAAGACCAGAAAACAAAAGTCGTCTTCAAAGGCTGAATACAATTTAAGTGCATGCAAATGCCTTCTGTGCAAGAGGAAATATAGTTCACAGATAATGCTGAAAAGGCATATGCAAATTGTTCACAAGATAACTCTTTCTGGAAAGAactttaaaagagagaaaggacCCAACAATGCTACCAATGGCACAGAAATACAAGTTGAACCAGCAGATTCTGTAGAACCTTCACCCCCTTCCATTGTGCTTTCTCCACAGAATGAATTAAAGGGAACAAATCattcaaatgagaaaaagaacaCACCgtcagcacagaaaaataagattaaacAGGACCCTGAAAACCCTAAATCAACCTCTAAATCAACCACTAAATCAACCTGCAAATCAACCACTAAATCAACCCCTAGATCAACCAATGCATCTGCTGCAGGTGGCCAGCAAAAAGCCAGGAAGCCAAAACTTTCAGCTGGCTTTGACTTCAAGCAGCTTTACTGTAAACTCTGTAAGCGCCAATTTACGTCTAAACAGAATTTAACAAAGCACATTGAATTACACACAGATGGAAATAATATTTATGTTAAATACTACAGGTGTCCACTGTGCTCTTATGAAACGCGTCGCAAGCGTGATGTGATCCGACACATAACCGTGGTTCACAAAAAGTCGCCACGCTACCTTGGGAAAATAACAGCTAGTTTAGAAATAAGAGCAATAAAGAAGCCAATTGATCTTGTTCTAAATAAGGTGACAAAAAGAGGCTCTCAGAAGGATGAAACAAAACAGATCGGTTCAAAACAGGATGTCACCTCTAATTCTCCCAATAAAAAGTATGAAGGAGCTGATGTTGGCATTGAAGTAAAAGTAACAAAAAACTTTTCTCTGCACCGATGTAATAAATGTGGGAAAGCATTTGCCAGAAAAGCTTTTCTAGAACATCATAAGAAAACCCACAAAGCAAACGTATCTCATTCACCTGAGGAAAGTAAAACCAAAGGCAGAAGTACAAGATCTAAAGCTGTTGTCTggtga